Proteins from a genomic interval of Lycium ferocissimum isolate CSIRO_LF1 chromosome 2, AGI_CSIRO_Lferr_CH_V1, whole genome shotgun sequence:
- the LOC132038312 gene encoding uncharacterized protein LOC132038312 yields MNDWAGPIIATSLFAFLSPGLLFQMPGKITPVDFMNMKTSWVSVLVHAILFGLLLILVLVVLDLHLYV; encoded by the coding sequence atgaatgattGGGCTGGTCCGATTATAGCAACATCGCTATTTGCATTTCTATCACCGGGATTACTGTTTCAAATGCCAGGGAAGATTACGCCAGTTGATTTCATGAACATGAAGACCAGTTGGGTTTCTGTTTTGGTTCATGCTATCCTCTTTGGTTTGCTTCTTATTCTTGTCCTTGTTGTTCTCGATCTCCATCTCTATGTTTAA